The Theropithecus gelada isolate Dixy unplaced genomic scaffold, Tgel_1.0 HiC_scaffold_467, whole genome shotgun sequence sequence gatcgagaccatcctgcctaatacagtgaaaccccgtctctactaaaaatacaaaaaattagccgggcgtggtggcgggcgcctgtactccaagctactcgggaggctgagccaggagaatggcgtgaacccgggaggcggagcttgcagtgagccgagatcgcgccgctgcactccagcctgggcaacagagcgagactccgtctcaaaaaacaaacaaacaacaacgaaaaaacTCCTAGCAACTGTACTGCCCTGCCTTGGACTCGACGCCCGCCAGTGACGCACACGCTGCGCCGGAAGTGCGAACCATCTGCCTGCAGGCTTTGTCATGGCTGCTGCTGCCGCGCGCTGGAACCATGTGTGGGTCGGCACCGAGACTGGGATCTTGAAAGGTGGGTGGCAGGCTCGGGCGTCGGGAAGTGCAGGGGTGCACTCGCGCCCCTGGTGTGACTGACGCCCTCCTCTCTCAGGGGTAAACCTTCAGCGAAAACAGGCGGCGAACTTCACGGCCGGAGGACAGCCGCGGCGCGAGGAGGCAGTGAGCGCCCTGTGTTGGGGCACGGGCGGCGAGACCCAGGTGAGTGGTCGCTGGCCGTGCCGGAGCTGGGGGCCTGGGGCACAGCAGCCTTGCTCTCCTTGCCATCTTGCCCTTCGTTGCCGCAGATCCTGGTAGGCTGCGCGGACAGGACGGTGAAGCACTTCAGCACCGAGGATGGCATATTCCAGGGTCAGAGACACTGCCCGGGCGGGGAGGGCATATTCCGTGGCCTCGCCCAGACCGACGGGTAAGACCAATCCCCTCGCTAAACTCAGGGCGTAAGAGAGAGCTTTGATGCTCCCTGCGGATACTGGAATGATGGCGACAGACAATCTGAGTGACACGGTTTTCAATAGGTGACAGAGACCTGAGTTTCTGCCTTACGTAGTTAATACCGGTAACacgtttattgaacacctactgaATTCCAGGCACTGGGCGAAGTACAGGGGCTGCCGGTAAAATTTCTGCTTTCAAAAAGTTCGCATCCTGTAAGGTTTTTCACCTTACTCCATTATAATCCTctgagttttgtgtgtgtgtgtgtagacggagttttcgctcttcttgcccaggctggagtacactggcgcgatctcggctcactgcaacctctgcctaggagaactgcctcagcctcccgagtagctgggattacaggcgcccgccaccgcgcacagctagtttttgtatttttagtagagacggtttcactgtattggctggtctcgaactcctgacctcaggtgatctacctgccgcggatccccaaagtgctgggatgacaggcgtgagccactgtgcccacctgtCATTTAACAGTTTTAAGcaagtctgggtgtggtggcttatacctgtcatcacagcactttggaaggccgagatgggcggatcacttgaagtcaggagttcaagaccaacctggccaacatggtgaaaccccttctctactgaaaaaatacaaaaattagccaggtgtggtggcgcatgcctgtaatcccagctacttgggaggttgaggctggagaatcgcttgaatccgtccctcagaggttgcagtgagcagagatcgcaccaatgcactccaggctggggaagagagcaatacttcatctcaaaaaaaaaaaaaaaaaaggagccaagcgcgtaatcccagcactttgggaggcttaggcaggtggatcacgaagtcatgagatcgagaccacggtgaaaccctgtctctactaaaa is a genomic window containing:
- the LOC112617806 gene encoding WD repeat-containing protein 74-like encodes the protein MAAAAARWNHVWVGTETGILKGVNLQRKQAANFTAGGQPRREEAVSALCWGTGGETQILVGCADRTVKHFSTEDGIFQGQRHCPGGEGIFRGLAQTDG